The Lepeophtheirus salmonis chromosome 1, UVic_Lsal_1.4, whole genome shotgun sequence genome has a segment encoding these proteins:
- the LOC121130319 gene encoding hydroxyacyl-coenzyme A dehydrogenase, mitochondrial gives MAFVSRLLTTHRNIMTSSAAQGKIQEFIVVGGGLMGAGIAQVGAQTGHKVTLVDLSESVLEQSKSRISNSIGRVAKKKFKEEPESAKSFVDTTLGNISYTTDISSSIESADLIVEAVVENLDIKRKLFREWDSLAPEKTIFASNTSSLPIGGIASATQRQDRFGGLHFFNPVPVMKLLEVVKTSVTSEETFRTMLEWGKNMGKVTVECKDTPGFIVNRLLIPYQMEAVRMLERGDASAKDIDTALKLGAGYPMGPFELADYVGIDTLKFIGDGWHQAYPDEKLFEPSETINKLVSEGKLGRKSGEGFYKYDN, from the exons ATGGCATTCGTTTCCAGACTTTTAACTACCCATAGAAACATCATGACCAGTTCTGCAGCACAGGGAAAGATTCAGGAGTTCATCGTTGTTGGAGGAGGTCTCATGGGAGCAGGGATTGCCCAAGTGGGTGCTCAAACGGGTCACAAAGTCACTCTTGTGGACTTGAGTGAATCTGTACTTGAGCAATCCAAGTCAAGGATCAGTAACAGTATTGGACGTGTAGCAAAGAAAAAGTTCAAAGAGGAGCCGGAATCCGCGAAAAGCTTTGTTGACACTACTTTAggaaatatatcatatacaacAGATATTAG CTCAAGTATTGAGTCTGCGGATCTTATAGTGGAAGCCGTGGTTGAAAATTTGGATATCAAACGCAAACTCTTCCGTGAATGGGACTCTCTTGCTCCAGAAAAGACTATTTTTGCTTCAAATACATCCTCACTTCCCATTGGAGGGATTGCATCTGCAACCCAACGTCAGGATCGTTTCGGTGGTCTTCATTTCTTTAATCCCGTCCCTGTTATGAAACTTCTTGAAGTTGTCAAAACCAGTGTCACCTCTGAAGAAACGTTTCGGACCATGCTGGAATGGGGCAAAAATATGGGGAAAGTAACTGTGGAATGTAAAGATACTCCTGGATTCATTGTGAATCGACTCCTCATTCCTTATCAAATGGAGGCTGTTCGAATGTTAGAGAGAGGAGATGCCTCTGCCAAAGACATTGATACTGCCTTGAAATTAGGTGCTGGCTATCCTATGGGACCTTTTGAATTAGCAGACTATGTCGGAATTGATACTCTTAAATTTATTGGAGATGGATGGCATCAAGCCTATCCTGACGAAAAGCTCTTCGAGCCTAGTGAAACTATCAATAAATTGGTTAGTGAAGGAAAGCTTGGAAGGAAGTCTGGTGaaggattttataaatatgataattaa
- the LOC121130333 gene encoding ATP-dependent DNA helicase DDX11, whose translation MDPIPTPESFPFPYDEPYPIQKDFMKSLFRCLDDGKLGIFESPTGTGKSLSLICGTLLWFKQREEARKKYLKNRIEEKSDVNSDGEEDWFSVALRNRAKNEEKLEYKLELKFLEEKQQRLEEIRQKSKLKKDVQFHHYYEKKGSSMSDINENEDEDHDLVLNDYSSGEEDGGDENYPPEDQVDYSQRIYYCSRTHSQLSQFVKEVKKSPYADSIRLISLGSRKNACINDSVRKLKHNASMNEKCIDLQKGLQKTQVDKDKRASKKKKTTNGCPFYSQIRIEALKNMALTQISDIEDLVSKGKKTQTCPYYSSRHASEDAELVVIPYNTLLHKSTREACGIKLKNSVLIIDEAHNLLETIAHIHSCEIKGSHLKDIKFQLQGYLEKFRTRLKPRNILYIKQLIFIVTNFIKVMTSSQILTTMAFLQDSQIFNIDLFKILRYILKSKLSYKLRGFSQKYSNEAQKPSNTQTFLNSMKKNYKEESPAQGVRPETESDHSDGPSQINILFSFISNLVEDLDDGRVVITHSNDFSGSSIKFILLNPTNHFKDLVKECHSIIVAGGTMEPVDEFKKRLFISSGATTERIHHFSCGHIIPESNILPIVLHRGPSGKLLDFSFSLRDLKETYEEILRILSNLVTIIPGGIVVFFPSYHYETKVHAFLSKSSTWNNLVAKKKKLYREPKNSDAVEEVLKAYSNSVQNSDGAILFSVVGGKMSEGINFSDDMGRCVLMIGLPFSNSKSPELKAKMEYLNRTEGSNAGNSYYENSCMKAVNQSIGRAIRHGNDYATIILADHRYSRGNIHELLPGWIRDKVWNSDKFGPVVPRIRQFFKSKSV comes from the exons ATGGATCCCATTCCTACTCCAGAATCATTTCCTTTCCCATATGATGAACCCTATCCCATACAAAAAGACTTTATGAAAAGCCTTTTTAGATGTCTGGACGATGGTAAGTTGGGAATATTCGAGTCTCCAACTGGAACTGGAAAATCATTGAGTTTAATTTGTGGGACCCTTTTGTGGTTCAAACAAAGGGAAGAAgctcgaaaaaaatatttgaaaaataggatTGAAGAAAAATCTGATGTAAATAGTGATGGAGAAGAGGATTGGTTCTCTGTGGCGCTTCGAAATCGTGCAAAAAATGAGGAGAAATTGGAATATAAATTGGAACTCAAG TTTCTTGAAGAGAAACAACAAAGACTCGAGGAGATACGGCAAAAGTCGAAATTGAAAAAAGACGttcaatttcatcattattatgaGAAAAAGGGATCCTCCATGTCTGACATTAATGAAAATGAGGATGAAGACCATGACTTGGTCTTGAACGATTATTCTAGTGGCGAAGAGGATGGAGGAGACGAAAATTATCCGCCTGAAGATCAAGTGGATTATAGTCAacga ATATATTATTGCTCCAGAACCCATTCACAACTCAGTCAATTTGTCAAAGAAGTCAAAAAAAGCCCTTATGCGGATAGTATTCGCTTAATTTCCTTAGGTTCTCGGAAAAATGCCTGTATCAACGATTCAGTCCGGAAGTTAAAACATAATGCTTCCATGAATGAGAAATGTATCGATTTGCAGAAAGGTTTGCAAAAGACTCAAGTCGATAAGGATAAaagggcatcaaaaaaaaagaaaactacaaATGGATGTCCCTTTTACTCACAAATAAGGATTGAAGCCTTGAAAAACATGGCGTTGACTCAAATATCg GATATAGAAGATTTGGTTTCCAAAGgtaaaaaaactcaaacatGTCCTTATTATAGCTCTAGACATGCCTCGGAGGATGCTGAGCTAGTTGTGATTCCCTATAATACTCTCCTACATAAGTCAACCCGTGAGGCATGTggcattaaattaaaa aattctGTGCTTATCATTGACGAAGCACACAATCTCCTGGAAACAATAGCTCATATTCACAGTTGTGAAATCAAAGGAAGTCATTTGAAGgatatcaaatttcaattacAGGGTTACCTCGAAAAATTTCGGACACGTTTGAAACCCAGGAATATACTCTATATCAAACAATTGATATTTATTGTGACAAATTTCATCAAAGTCATGACTTCAAGTCAAATTCTTACAACCATGGCCTTTTTGCAAGATTCTCAAATCTTtaatattgatctttttaaaatcttgCGATATATATTGAAGAGCAAATTATCTTATAAACTCCGAGGATTCTCTCagaaatattcaaatgaagCTCAAAAACCCAGTaatactcaaacttttttaaattcgatgaaaaaaaattacaaggaagAGTCTCCTGCTCAGGGCGTTCGCCCAGAAACAGAGTCAGATCATTCGGATGGACCATCGCagataaatattctatttagtTTTATATCCAATTTAGTAGAAGATCTTGATGATGGAAGAGTTGTGATTACTCATTCAAATGATTTCTCTGGTTCATCCATCAAATTCATCCTACTCAACCCTACTAATCACTTTAAGGACCTCGTAAAGGAATGTCATTCCATAATTGTTGCTGGAGGCACAATGGAACCAGTAGATGAATTTAAGAAGCGTCTTTTTATATCATCAGGGGCAACTACGGAGAGGATACATCACTTTTCGTGCGGACACATAATTCcagaaagtaatattttaccTATAGTTCTTCATCGCGGACCTTCTGGAAAACTTttggatttttccttttccttgcGTGATTTAAAAGAGACATATGAAGAGATTTTGAGAATTTTAAGCAATTTAGTAACAATTATACCAGGAGGGATAGTTGTGTTTTTCCCATCTTATCATTATGAGACAAAAGTACATGCATTTTTAAGCAAGAGCAGTACATGGAACAATTTagttgctaaaaaaaagaagttatatcGAGAGCCCAAGAATTCAGATGCAGTGGAAGAGGTGCTTAAGGCTTATTCTAATAGTGTTCAAAACTCGGATGGTGCAATTTTATTCAGTGTCGTAGGTGGTAAAATGAGCGAGGGTATTAATTTTAGTGATGATATGGGGCGATGCGTTCTCATGATAGGCCTTCCTTTTTCCAACTCTAAAAGTCCAGAGCTAAAAGCAAAAATGGAGTATTTAAATAGAACTGAAGGCTCAAATGCTGGAAATAGTTATTATGAAAATTCATGTATGAAAGCCGTGAATCAGTCTATTGGACGTGCAATTCGACATGGTAATGATTACGCAACAATTATTCTTGCGGATCATAGATACTCTAGAGGAAATATACATGAACTGTTACCGGGTTGGATAAGGGACAAAGTATGGAATAGTGATAAATTTGGACCTGTTGTTCCTAGAATTAGACagttttttaagagtaaaagtGTATAA
- the LOC121130343 gene encoding choline-phosphate cytidylyltransferase B isoform X1, producing the protein MDETRIKMSRKREAEGSSSPASEQRLCTHLGPAPFDSDKAAAIERESQDYSIKITLDMARSGLSPRKVRVYADGIYDLFHQGHARQLMQAKNVFGPRTEVYLLVGCTSDELTNKRKGKTVMSEEERYEAIRHCRYVDEVVRDAPWECDDDFLSFHKIDFVAHDEAPYVTESGGDVYAALKEKGMFVATQRTDGVSTSDVVARIVKDYDKYIRRNLARGYTRQDLNVSFFHGNRLKLGIKVDEVKEKTKGFIERKKEEYASKIEVTSKELIGTFMALFGARDWNFDQFWAHSKERLSHALSPPASPSRNEDDDYDEDQPQPKRVKIDLS; encoded by the exons ATGGATGAAACACGAATAAAG ATGTCTCGTAAGAGAGAAGCTGAAGGATCCTCATCTCCAGCCTCAGAGCAGCGATTATGCACTCATTTAGGTCCAGCACCTTTTGATTCAGACAAAGCCGCCGCTATTGAAAGAGAAAGTCAAGactattctattaaaataacattggaCATGGCTAGATCTGGATTGTCTCCACGAAAAGTTCGAGTGTATGCCGATGGAATATATGACTTGTTTCATCAAGGACATGCTAGACAATTGATGCAAGCAAAAAATGTCTTTGGACCTCGAACGGAGGTTTATCTCCTCGTAGGGTGTACAAGTGACGAgcttacaaataaaagaaaag GTAAAACTGTAATGAGTGAAGAAGAACGCTATGAGGCCATTCGGCATTGTCGCTATGTGGATGAGGTAGTGAGAGATGCTCCTTGGGAATGCGATGATGACTTTTTGTCTTTtcataaaatagattttgtagCTCATGACGAGGCTCCATATGTTACGGAGTCTGGAGGTGATGTATATGCCGCGCTTAAAGAAAAAGGAATGTTTGTAGCCACACAGAGAACGGATGGTGTTTCTACTTCTGATGTAGTAGCCCGAATTGTTAAGGATTACGACAAGTACATACGACGTAACTTAGCTAGAGGATACACACGCCAAGATCTAAACGTTTCCTTTTTCCATGGAAATCGTTTAAAGTTGGGAATCAAGGTTGACGAGGTTAAAGAGAAGACCAAAGGGTTCATTGAAAGAAAGAAGGAAGAATATGCATCAAAAATAGAAGTGACATCCAAAGAGCTAATAGGCACCTTTATGGCTCTGTTTGGAGCAAGGGATTGGAATTTCGATCAGTTTTGGGCTCACTCTAAAGAAAGACTTAGTCATGCACTTAGTCCACCAGCGAGCCCTTCTAGAAATGAAGACGACGACTATGATGAGGATCAGCCTCAACCCAAGAGAGTAAAGATTGACCTCTCTTAA
- the LOC121130343 gene encoding choline-phosphate cytidylyltransferase B isoform X2, with the protein MSRKREAEGSSSPASEQRLCTHLGPAPFDSDKAAAIERESQDYSIKITLDMARSGLSPRKVRVYADGIYDLFHQGHARQLMQAKNVFGPRTEVYLLVGCTSDELTNKRKGKTVMSEEERYEAIRHCRYVDEVVRDAPWECDDDFLSFHKIDFVAHDEAPYVTESGGDVYAALKEKGMFVATQRTDGVSTSDVVARIVKDYDKYIRRNLARGYTRQDLNVSFFHGNRLKLGIKVDEVKEKTKGFIERKKEEYASKIEVTSKELIGTFMALFGARDWNFDQFWAHSKERLSHALSPPASPSRNEDDDYDEDQPQPKRVKIDLS; encoded by the exons ATGTCTCGTAAGAGAGAAGCTGAAGGATCCTCATCTCCAGCCTCAGAGCAGCGATTATGCACTCATTTAGGTCCAGCACCTTTTGATTCAGACAAAGCCGCCGCTATTGAAAGAGAAAGTCAAGactattctattaaaataacattggaCATGGCTAGATCTGGATTGTCTCCACGAAAAGTTCGAGTGTATGCCGATGGAATATATGACTTGTTTCATCAAGGACATGCTAGACAATTGATGCAAGCAAAAAATGTCTTTGGACCTCGAACGGAGGTTTATCTCCTCGTAGGGTGTACAAGTGACGAgcttacaaataaaagaaaag GTAAAACTGTAATGAGTGAAGAAGAACGCTATGAGGCCATTCGGCATTGTCGCTATGTGGATGAGGTAGTGAGAGATGCTCCTTGGGAATGCGATGATGACTTTTTGTCTTTtcataaaatagattttgtagCTCATGACGAGGCTCCATATGTTACGGAGTCTGGAGGTGATGTATATGCCGCGCTTAAAGAAAAAGGAATGTTTGTAGCCACACAGAGAACGGATGGTGTTTCTACTTCTGATGTAGTAGCCCGAATTGTTAAGGATTACGACAAGTACATACGACGTAACTTAGCTAGAGGATACACACGCCAAGATCTAAACGTTTCCTTTTTCCATGGAAATCGTTTAAAGTTGGGAATCAAGGTTGACGAGGTTAAAGAGAAGACCAAAGGGTTCATTGAAAGAAAGAAGGAAGAATATGCATCAAAAATAGAAGTGACATCCAAAGAGCTAATAGGCACCTTTATGGCTCTGTTTGGAGCAAGGGATTGGAATTTCGATCAGTTTTGGGCTCACTCTAAAGAAAGACTTAGTCATGCACTTAGTCCACCAGCGAGCCCTTCTAGAAATGAAGACGACGACTATGATGAGGATCAGCCTCAACCCAAGAGAGTAAAGATTGACCTCTCTTAA
- the LOC121130359 gene encoding DNA oxidative demethylase ALKBH2, whose amino-acid sequence MTLTSKKSQLKLTDIGISDSSFKSAQTDSWEKIEQNGLKLSILQDYYESSRAHKLFTSLEKEIEYLEGALSQVHVFGKWHPIPRKHVAYGDSGVNYTFSSRTISAKPWTPSLKEIRNDLHRDIGHLYNFVLVNRYENGAQKMGEHKDNEKDILKDVPIASISLGQERDFIFRHESLVQGHKKSLDPSFNKYKLSLKSGSCLLMHYPTNEYWYHGLPSRASAREPRINLTFRRIHSL is encoded by the exons ATGACTTTGACAAGCAAGAAAAGTCAACTTAAATTAACGGATATCGGGATCTCAGACTCTTCATTCAAAAGTGCTCAAACGGATTCATGGGAGAAAATAGAGCAAAATGGTTTAAAATTATCCATCTTACAAGATTATTACGAGAGCTCCCGAGCTCATAAGTTGTTTACTTCTTTGGAGAAAGAAATCGAGTATTTGGAAGGAGCGTTGAGTCAAGTGCATGTCTTTGGTAAGTGGCATCCCATTCCACGTAAACATGTTGCGTATGGAGATTCAGGAGTCAATTACACTTTCTCGTCCCGCACAATTTCCGCAAAACCTTGGACTCCATCCCTAAAAGAAATACGAAATGATCTTCACCGGGACATTGG ACATTTGTATAACTTTGTGCTCGTCAATCGCTATGAAAATGGAGCTCAAAAGATGGGAGAGCACAAGGATAATGAGAAAGACATTTTGAAGGATGTTCCTATTGCCTCCATTAGTTTAGGTCAAGAAAGAGACTTTATCTTTCGGCACGAGAGTCTTGTCCAAGGACATAAAAAATCCCTCGACCCCTCCTTCAATAAGTATAAATTGTCATTAAAGTCGGGTTCCTGTCTACTCATGCATTATCCTACAAATGAGTATTGGTATCATGGTCTCCCCTCAAGAGCATCTGCGAGAGAGCCAAGGATCAATTTAACTTTCAGGCGAATTCactcattataa
- the LOC121130371 gene encoding beta-1,3-galactosyltransferase 1 → MRRLMRVIACSIFCTLFLSCIILLPRLDSFSHNNPIRQGDDILLNQNISSIKYLLEPKCDTSANLTIIITSKSSNFGLRNAQRSAIPLIIGVQERIFLLALDPDVSNSSLIEESVKYGDILLGDFYEDYHRLSYKNGMGLIWVANTCRSDKEKYILKMDDDIMVRVDRLQKELPYIFEDADDKYSLAGYVQDNNKPSRSRSSKWFTDYSDSVYPDFLAGWAYVTTQKTVQLIASTIMSDKHFIFWIDDVWITGILAHKHLGLKLKSLNRFFAEYRDYIDQCCFTDMSLECMYWIGPSDRSIRAIEAFGKQCSTIKCSHESIVQKEPMKLRSCSEGACLRWSSPESSSNKMSCLSKYANPFQLPHSKGVGEVIPL, encoded by the exons ATGAGAAGGCTAATGAGAGTAATAGCGTGCAGCATATTTTGTACTCTCTTCCTGAGTTGTATCATTCTTCTTCCAAGACTCGACTCTTTCTCGCATAATAATCCGATCCGTCAAGGAGATGATATCTTGTTAAATCAAAACATTAGCAGCATTAA ATACTTACTGGAACCAAAATGTGATACATCTGCCAATTTGACAATAATCATCACTTCAAAATCATCTAACTTTGGTTTACGAAATGCCCAGCGTAGCGCCATTCCTTTGATAATCGGTGTTCAAgaaagaatttttcttttagcaTTGGATCCAGATGTTTCCAATAGCTCTCTAATAGAGGAGAGTGTAAAATATGGTGATATTCTTCTCGGGGATTTTTATGAGGATTATCATCGGCTCAGCTACAAAAACGGAATGGGATTAATTTGGGTTGCTAATACCTGCAGGAGTGATAAGGA aaaatatattCTGAAAATGGACGATGATATTATGGTACGGGTCGACAGACTTCAAAAGGAGCttccatatatatttgaagatgcTGATGATAAGTACTCTTTGGCTGGTTatgttcaagataataataagcCTTCCCGATCACGTAGTAGTAAATGGTTTACAGATTATTCGGACTCAGTGTATCCAGATTTCCTCGCTGGGTGGGCTTATGTAACAACACAAAAAACAGTTCAACTCATTGCCTCTACGATTATGAGTGacaaacatttcatattttggaTAGATGATGTTTGGATCACAGGTATCCTTGCTCATAAGCATCTTGGTCTCAAATTAAAGAGCTTAAACCGGTTTTTTGCCGAATATAGAGACTACATAGATCAATGCTGTTTTACAGACATGTCCCTAGAATGTATGTATTGGATAGGACCCTCAGATAGAAGTATAAGAGCTATTGAGGCTTTTGGAAAACAGTGCTCTACTATAAAGTGTTCTCATGAATCCATCGTCCAGAAGGAACCCATGAAATTAAGATCCTGCTCTGAAGGGGCTTGTCTCCGATGGAGTAGTCCTGAATCctcatctaataaaatgtcCTGTTTGTCAAAATATGCAAATCCCTTTCAGTTACCTCATTCCAAAGGAGTAGGAGAGGTCATTCCACTTTGA
- the Dip-C gene encoding xaa-Pro dipeptidase: protein MPTPREVNPSNGYFSMGGDTLRVPIKLFAENRRRLVNSLKNEAALPEHPVILLEGGQDQGICAGDSSDVGPIFKQEGYFHWAFGVLEPDCYGAIDVESGNSILFVPKLPDEYRIWMGPIPSLEEWKQRYEVDEAVYIPDMKDYLWNLHLKGSSHLLVLDGINSDSKKQVIQAAFDGISEFKVNKDLLFDVFAECRVIKSETELEVMRYATRMSCEAHKAVMKMISPGMREYQCEAAFLNHIYLYGGMRHVCYNCICGSGSSGAVLHYGHAGAPNDQPIRQDDMVLFDMGGEYYRYCSDVTCSYPANGVFSLKQKLIYNAVLKANRAVLHTIRPGVSYKAMHELANRVILEDLLDGGLLKGSVEDMMKVNLCGRVFQPHGLGHFIGCDVHDVGGYLDGHPERPEGLGLGNLRTARVLKSHMCLTIEPGCYFIDYLLDKAYETSELSQFLVKDKIEEFRGFGGVRIEDDVIITETGVELMSLVPRAVEEIEAFMRGEDVKIEAYKS, encoded by the exons ATGCCTACGCCACGAGAGGTAAACCCttcaaatggatatttttcCATGGGAGGAGACACTCTTCGAGTTCCCATCAAACTCTTTGCTGAAAATCGTAGAAGACTCGTTAATAGCCTTAAAAATGAGGCTGCTCTTCCGGAACACCCTGTTATTCTCTTAGAGGGAGGTCAAGATCAGGGTATCTGTGCTGGAGATTCCTCGGATGTGGGACCTATTTTTAAACAAGAGGGGTATTTCCATTGGGCCTTTGGTGTCCTTGAGCCAGATTGCTATGGAGCCATAGATGTTGAGTCtggaaattcaattttgtttgtTCCTAAACTCCCTGATGAATATCGTATTTGGATGGGCCCAATTCCAAGTCTCGAGGAATGGAAACAAAG GTATGAAGTGGATGAGGCAGTCTATATTCCTGATATGAAGGATTATTTATGGAACCTACATTTGAAGGGCTCCTCTCATCTCCTGGTTTTAGACGGTATCAATTCAGATTCTAAAAAACAAGTCATTCAAGCAGCTTTCGATGGCATCAGTGAattcaaagtaaataaagatttattatttgatgTGTTTGCTGAATGCAGGGTAATTAAGTCTGAAACGGAGCTTGAGGTTATGCGATACGCGACTCGAATGAGTTGTGAGGCTCATAAAGCTGTCATGAAAATGATTTCCCCTGGAATGAGGGAGTATCAATGCGAGGCTGCATTTCTAAACCATATCTATCTCTATGGTGGCATGCGGCATGTTTGTTATAATTGTATCTGTGGCTCTGGATCTTCTGGCGCAGTGCTTCACTATGGTCATGCTGGAGCACCAAATGATCAACCCATTCGACAGGATGATATGGTTTTGTTTGATATGGGAGGGGAGTACTATCGATACTGCTCTGATGTTACTTGTTCTTATCCTGCAAATGGAGTTTTCTCtctcaaacaaaaattgatttacaacGCTGTGCTAAAAGCAAATAGAGCTGTACTTCATACCATACGCCCAGGCGTCTCCTATAAGGCAATGCATGAATTAGCCAACCGTGTTATATTGGAGGATCTTCTCGATGGGGGCCTTTTGAAGGGAAGCGTTGAGGATATGATGAAGGTCAATTTATGTGGTAGGGTGTTTCAACCTCATGGGTTAGGTCATTTCATTGGCTGCGATGTTCATGATGTAGGAGGATATTTGGATGGGCATCCAGAACGTCCCGAAGGGCTTGGCCTGGGAAATTTGAGAACCGCTCGTGTTCTTAAGTCTCATATGTGCCTAACTATCGAACCTGGATGTTACTTTATCGATTATTTATTGGACAAAGCATATGAAACATCGGAGTTGAGTCAGTTCTTAGTTAAAGACAAAATTGAAGAGTTTAGGGGATTTGGAGGAGTTAGAATTGAGGATGATGTTATTATAACTGAGACAGGCGTTGAGCTCATGAGCTTGGTTCCAAGAGCTGTTGAAGAAATTGAGGCTTTTATGAGAGGAGAGGATGTCAAAATCGAAGCGTACAAGTCATAA
- the LOC121130399 gene encoding ubiquitin recognition factor in ER-associated degradation protein 1-like: protein MARGEPNIFDLKVKSLNSMCEHLELYDYGGRIFLPVNVLQKVIRFFPDEGNVLSYDPPSSLASEEENKPPHMLFKLIEKEMGRVLFVGVLEFTAPLGHVKEKEWVKVEYLKVHPPVGISVIFKPVSKGFSMIDDPKSLLEAKLRHFSVMSEGEILPIQYRDSIHELEVVETNPKDVIDIVNIDLEVIFVKSLQSEAEEDGSSDNDSSVKSHEGIPDYDWVFLGQYSSSDKK, encoded by the exons atGGCGCGTGGAGAACCAaatatctttgatttaaaagttaaatcCCTTAATTCAATGTGTGAACATTTGGAACTATATGATTATGGGGGAAGAATTTTTTTGCCGGTGAACGTTTTACAAAAAGTCATTAGATTCTTTCCAGATGAGGGAAATGTTTTGTCTTATGATCCACCATCCTCATTAGCATCGGAGGAAGAAAATAAGCCACCtcatatgttatttaaattaattgagaaagAAATGGGGAGAGTATTGTTTGTTGGTGTTTTGGAATTTACTGCTCCTCTAGGTCAT GTCAAAGAAAAGGAATGGGTAAAAGTTGAGTATTTGAAAGTTCATCCACCTGTGGGAATTTCAGTAATTTTCAAACCCGTCTCAAAGGGGTTTTCCATGATAGATGATCCAAAATCTTTGCTCGAGGctaaattaagacatttttcGGTCATGTCCGAGGGAGAAATCCTGCCTATTCAATATCGTGATTCCATCCATGAGTTAGAAGTAGTGGAAACGAATCCAAAAGACGTTATTGATATTGTCAATATAGATTTGGaagtcatttttgtaaagagtCTACAGTCTGAAGCTGAGGAGGACGGAAGTAGTGATAATGACTCCAGTGTGAAGTCTCATGAGGGAATTCCCGACTACGACTGGGTTTTTTTGGGACAATACAGTTcatcagataaaaaataa
- the LOC121130445 gene encoding LOW QUALITY PROTEIN: ribonuclease H2 subunit B (The sequence of the model RefSeq protein was modified relative to this genomic sequence to represent the inferred CDS: deleted 1 base in 1 codon), giving the protein MPSRINKDSASMKEGKYSIFVVPKQDVSKESLDIFSLKSPNGRKSLFMSTIQGDLRELRAYSDSYRSWFIGDVIESDGRLWIATEFDPIFLALPYLKEGKRVPLDHLILESRITDSPFLKNRLPLVADPIGNADLNVWKLNDDKCMEYLSKKVKAIAKVLSENSIHIDSTSAEGFSKSSSTKGVEEHYLKYSWGLISDYIDKETSIQLKSHMNIITDETTTNKKRSSSSGEGSSKGLKRVKSAPQEDYLSLPKETRASLPQNSKQKALAKSATGSKNITSFFSKK; this is encoded by the exons ATGCCAAGTCGAATCAATAAGGATTCAGCTTCAATGAAGGAG GGGAAATACTCCATTTTTGTCGTACCCAAGC aggATGTCTCAAAAGAATCTTTGGATATTTTCTCATTAAAGAGTCCAAATGGTCGGAAATCACTCTTCATGAGTACGATTCAAGGTGATTTACGTGAATTAAGAGCATATTCCGACTCTTATAGATCATGGTTCATTGGAGACGTTATAGAGTCTGATGGACGACTTTGGATTGCAACAGAGTTTGATCCCATATTTCTTGCTTTACCTTACTTAAAAGAAGGGAAAAGGGTACCTCTGGATCACTTAATTCTTGAATCACGAATCACAGACTCTCCCTTTCTAAAG AACCGTTTGCCTCTCGTGGCTGATCCTATCGGAAATGCTGATCTTAATGTATGGAAATTAAACGATGATAAGTGCATGGagtatttatctaaaaaagtgAAGGCAATTGCTAAAGTTTTATCTGAAAATTCTATTCACATTGACTCAACTTCAGCCGAAGGGTTTTCAAAGTCTTCATCTACTAAAGGAGTTGAGGAACATTATCTCAAGTATTCCTGGGGATTAATTTCAGATTACATTGATAAAGAGACTTCAATTCAACTAAAGTCACATATGAATATCATCACCGATGAAACTACAACCAATAAAAAGCGGAGTTCTTCCTCGGGGGAGGGTAGTAGTAAAGGCTTAAAGAGGGTTAAATCTGCACCACAAGAAGATTATTTATCCCTTCCGAAGGAAACTCGCGCCTCTCTACCTCAGAATTCCAAACAGAAAGCGTTAGCTAAATCCGCAACTGGATCAAAGAATATTACCTCGTTCTTCTCCAAAAAGTAA